Within Serratia odorifera, the genomic segment ATGTAACGCCGAATGGAAAAAACAGTCTCCGCCATGCCGGCGCTGGTGGCTTATTATGTCCGGCACGCTAACTGTCACCGCGCCAATAAAAAAAATCCCGCACCAGGCGGGATAAACTCAATAGGGATGGGATATACACTACAGGAAAGGAATAACACACAACATCATCGGGTGAGTTAACACTAGCAATTCCAGTGTATAGATTTGTCATGGCTCGGTAAGTTTGCTGTGACAGATGTAACGCCGAATGGAAAAATAAACCTTGGCCATGCTGGCGTTAGCTGCTGACGTCAGCGGCCAGGGCTTGAGCGCATTATTCCATTCGTCCGTTATGCATGCAGCGAGGCCATATCAATGACAAAGCGATATTTCACGTCGCTTTTCAGCATCCGCTCATAAGCCTGGTTTATATCCTGTATCGCTATCATCTCAACGTCGCAGGTAATGCCATGCTGCCCACAAAAATCCAGCATCTCCTGCGTTTCGGCAATACCGCCGATGCACGAGCCAGCCACCGAACGACGCCCTAAAATCAGCGGAACGGTGTTCAGCATCGGATCGATATCACCCAGAAAACCGACAAACACCAGCGTACCGTCAAGCGTCAGGGTCGACATATACGGATTGATATCATGGACGTACGGCACGGTATCAATAATCAGATCAAACGTCCCTGCCACTTCGGCCATTTGCGCGTCACTGCTGGACAGGATCACATGATGCGCCCCCAGCTGGCGAGCGTCCTCCTCTTTCGACGCCGAACGGGTGAACAGCGTAACATCGGCACCCAGCGCATTTGCCAGCTTCAACGCCATATGGCCCAGCCCTCCCAGGCCAACCACCGCCACTTTACTGCCTTTGCCGATATGCCAACGGCGCAACGGCGACCAGGTGGTGATGCCAGCACACAACAGCGGAGCCGCCGATGAGGGATCCATACCGGCGGGAATTTTCAGCACAAAATCTTGCGTCGTCACCATGGTTTGCGAATAACCGCCATAGGTCGGCAAGCTGTCGTGAGGATCGATGCCGTTATAGGTCTGGATGTTCCCCTGCTCGCAGTACTGCTCCAGTCCCTGCTGACATGGTTGGCATTGGCGACACGAGTCCACCATGCACCCCACGCCGACAATATCGCCGAGTTTAACGCCGGTCACCTGGTCACCTACCGCCGTCACGCGGCCAATCACCTCATGACCCGGCACCAGCGGATAAAGGCTGATTCCCCAGTCGTTGCGTGCCTGATGTAAATCCGAATGGCACACACCGCAATAAAGAACCTCGAACACCACGTCGTCCGGGCGTGGATCGCG encodes:
- a CDS encoding NAD(P)-dependent alcohol dehydrogenase; the encoded protein is MKVLGYAAKSAQVPLAPFEFTRRDPRPDDVVFEVLYCGVCHSDLHQARNDWGISLYPLVPGHEVIGRVTAVGDQVTGVKLGDIVGVGCMVDSCRQCQPCQQGLEQYCEQGNIQTYNGIDPHDSLPTYGGYSQTMVTTQDFVLKIPAGMDPSSAAPLLCAGITTWSPLRRWHIGKGSKVAVVGLGGLGHMALKLANALGADVTLFTRSASKEEDARQLGAHHVILSSSDAQMAEVAGTFDLIIDTVPYVHDINPYMSTLTLDGTLVFVGFLGDIDPMLNTVPLILGRRSVAGSCIGGIAETQEMLDFCGQHGITCDVEMIAIQDINQAYERMLKSDVKYRFVIDMASLHA